From Chryseobacterium sp. H1D6B, a single genomic window includes:
- a CDS encoding alpha/beta hydrolase yields MKYFKNAVTVIMILLSSNLLFSQLKPLDAELSNYQYPFEVHFINLNSQNQTLKMAYMDVKPKKSNGKIIMLLHGKNFNGAYWEQTAKDLSDKGFRVIIPDQIGFGKSSKPESYQFSFAQLAVNTKAVLDELKINKLIVLGHSMGGMVAARFALMYPETVEKLILENPIGLEDYKALAKYQTIDDAYKSELKNTYESYKNYQLKFYYDNKWKPEYNQWLNLLAGWTLSKDYPKVAWNAALTTDIIFNQPVVYELKNIRVPTLLIIGTRDRTAIGKDRASKEVQETMGQYQELGKKTQLEIAGSKLVELENVGHLPHIEVYPKFFGALYDFIK; encoded by the coding sequence ATGAAATACTTTAAGAATGCTGTCACGGTTATCATGATTTTGCTTAGCTCAAATTTATTATTTTCCCAGCTGAAACCTTTAGATGCAGAACTCTCCAATTATCAATACCCTTTTGAAGTTCATTTTATTAATTTAAATTCTCAAAATCAAACATTGAAAATGGCTTATATGGATGTAAAGCCAAAGAAGTCAAATGGTAAAATAATCATGCTCCTCCACGGAAAAAATTTTAACGGGGCTTATTGGGAACAAACGGCTAAAGATTTATCAGATAAAGGTTTCAGAGTCATTATTCCAGATCAGATCGGGTTTGGAAAATCCTCAAAACCGGAAAGTTATCAGTTTTCTTTTGCCCAGCTGGCGGTGAATACAAAAGCTGTTTTAGACGAACTGAAAATTAATAAACTAATTGTTCTAGGACATTCTATGGGAGGAATGGTTGCTGCCCGATTCGCTCTGATGTATCCTGAAACAGTAGAAAAATTAATTCTTGAAAACCCGATAGGGCTGGAAGATTATAAAGCTCTGGCGAAATATCAGACGATTGATGACGCTTATAAATCCGAGCTTAAAAACACCTATGAATCTTATAAAAATTATCAGCTGAAATTTTATTATGACAACAAGTGGAAGCCTGAATATAATCAATGGCTGAATCTCCTGGCGGGCTGGACTTTAAGTAAGGATTATCCAAAAGTAGCTTGGAATGCAGCTTTGACAACAGATATTATTTTTAATCAGCCTGTGGTGTATGAGCTTAAAAATATCAGGGTACCGACTTTATTGATCATCGGAACCAGAGACAGAACCGCAATAGGGAAGGACAGGGCTTCTAAAGAAGTTCAGGAGACAATGGGGCAGTATCAAGAACTGGGAAAGAAAACACAGCTGGAAATTGCCGGTTCAAAGCTGGTTGAGCTCGAAAATGTAGGGCATCTTCCGCATATAGAGGTGTACCCAAAGTTTTTTGGTGCCTTGTATGACTTTATTAAATAA
- a CDS encoding DUF3667 domain-containing protein, translated as MSEEFCSNCKQNIKPKRIDGRYIIHEIEHVLHFERGILYTIRELLIKPGENIKNFINENRSRLVKPVIFIIVTSLIYTLTSHFFHIEEGYIKLDAGKETGTNTINNWVQSHYGYSNIIMGAFIAFWLKIFFKKYDYNFFEILILMCFVLGIEMLLFALFALFEGVTKFPLMQTAAVAAFIYFCWAVGQFFDKTKTSSYVKALISYVLGMLTFGLLMTILEILIYLIKKH; from the coding sequence ATGAGTGAAGAATTTTGTTCTAACTGTAAACAAAATATAAAACCAAAAAGAATCGACGGCCGTTATATCATCCATGAAATTGAGCATGTTTTACATTTTGAAAGAGGTATTTTATATACCATCCGGGAATTATTGATAAAACCTGGGGAAAATATTAAGAATTTTATCAATGAAAATAGAAGCAGGCTTGTAAAACCAGTTATATTTATTATTGTTACATCGTTAATTTATACCCTGACCAGCCATTTCTTTCATATCGAAGAGGGATATATAAAATTGGACGCTGGAAAAGAGACAGGGACGAATACAATTAATAATTGGGTTCAAAGTCATTATGGATATTCAAATATTATAATGGGTGCATTTATTGCTTTTTGGTTAAAAATATTTTTCAAAAAATATGATTATAATTTCTTTGAAATATTAATACTGATGTGCTTTGTCCTTGGAATAGAAATGCTTCTATTTGCACTTTTTGCACTTTTTGAAGGAGTGACCAAATTTCCCTTAATGCAGACTGCGGCAGTGGCTGCCTTTATATACTTCTGCTGGGCTGTAGGACAATTTTTCGATAAAACAAAGACATCCAGCTATGTAAAAGCTCTTATTTCTTATGTATTAGGAATGCTTACATTTGGTCTTTTAATGACGATTTTAGAGATTTTAATTTACTTAATTAAAAAACATTAA
- a CDS encoding T9SS-dependent M36 family metallopeptidase, which translates to MKKINLPLFIAVFAILPTRLFSQDNEKLIKDYISQNKIREYKKSDLTNFIIDNVDPSKSLNGNVVKFQQTYNGLPVYSSVGTALVRDNKVVYYSDNFVKNYNISSPQNAVINKYTALQKIAGELGNTDIADFRILGFLEKSTDKANTANQRLVYINDRSNNLRLAYEYLLKEPKSANYWNIIVDANNGNIIEKNNLTLSCNFEPGSYASEIMDHSAHEHTLIGPENKMMQNTAFLAADPASYNVFAMPVEAPTFGPRTIISNPWILAASPEGWHSDGTNHYTYTRGNNVYAYEDTANTNTPGFSPDGGASRNFDFPFIITGTPTYNQSASITNLFYLNNRVHDVFYKFGFTESARNFQQNNFGNGGLDDDSVYAEAQDGGGLNNANFSSPPDNYNGRMQMYLWTAVNRLFFYNAPSTAVVRQPGAGAAQFGSPLSALGVTGNVQLSSVLDGCTAIPAGSLAGKIGLIERGTCSFVVKAKNAQDAGAVGTIIYNNTINGSSIGTMAGTDPAVTIPSVLITNAEGEYIKSQLTANTTVNVTLKNDPALSITPDGSFDNGIVTHEYGHGISNRLTGSGYGCLSSSADKEQMGEGWSDFFALMLTNKAGDNASVPRGMGTYVSGQPVNGRGIRPFPYSPDFTINGVTYGDTNGLEYTNSNNQVVPDVHSIGFVWATMLWDLHWQYVAKYGYSSDVTANTTNGSSRVLQLVTNALKLQVCNPTFVNGRDAILAAELAVTGGADKCMIWRTFAKRGLGVAASAGSKIDINDQTEDFTVPAECNVLAVDEVKAVKNTISIYPNPARNEFFINFPSNTLGKVSVEMYDMSGKLVSSEDKISPDAKKSISTDKLINGTYLVKVKGLGFDAVSKVIVKK; encoded by the coding sequence ATGAAAAAAATAAATCTACCACTTTTTATTGCTGTTTTTGCAATACTGCCTACCCGTTTATTTTCTCAGGATAACGAGAAACTCATTAAAGATTATATTTCTCAAAATAAGATAAGAGAATATAAAAAATCTGATCTTACCAATTTTATTATCGACAATGTAGACCCTTCAAAATCTTTAAACGGGAACGTTGTAAAATTCCAGCAGACGTATAACGGGCTGCCTGTATATAGTTCTGTAGGAACGGCACTTGTCAGGGATAATAAAGTGGTGTATTATTCAGATAATTTTGTGAAAAACTACAATATTTCCTCTCCTCAGAATGCTGTAATAAATAAGTATACAGCTCTTCAAAAAATTGCGGGTGAGCTTGGAAATACAGATATTGCTGATTTCCGCATTTTGGGATTCTTAGAAAAAAGTACTGATAAAGCAAATACTGCAAACCAACGGCTTGTTTACATCAATGATAGGAGTAATAATCTGCGTTTAGCATATGAATATCTTTTGAAAGAGCCAAAATCGGCAAACTATTGGAATATTATAGTAGATGCTAATAATGGGAATATTATTGAGAAGAATAATTTAACGCTGTCTTGTAATTTTGAGCCGGGTTCGTATGCTTCAGAGATTATGGATCATTCTGCCCATGAACATACTTTGATCGGACCTGAAAATAAAATGATGCAGAATACTGCATTTTTAGCAGCTGATCCTGCATCTTATAATGTTTTTGCAATGCCTGTAGAAGCGCCTACATTCGGTCCGAGAACCATAATTTCAAATCCTTGGATTCTTGCGGCATCTCCAGAAGGATGGCATTCTGACGGAACGAATCATTACACCTACACTAGAGGAAATAATGTATACGCGTATGAAGATACAGCAAATACTAATACTCCGGGTTTTTCTCCAGATGGGGGAGCTTCTAGGAATTTTGATTTTCCGTTTATTATAACTGGAACTCCTACGTATAACCAAAGTGCATCTATCACAAATTTATTTTATTTGAATAATAGAGTGCATGATGTGTTCTATAAATTTGGATTTACTGAATCCGCAAGAAATTTTCAGCAGAACAATTTTGGAAACGGAGGTTTAGATGATGATTCTGTCTATGCAGAAGCACAAGATGGAGGAGGATTAAATAATGCTAATTTCAGTTCTCCACCAGATAATTATAACGGAAGGATGCAGATGTACTTATGGACAGCTGTTAACAGATTGTTTTTCTACAATGCTCCAAGTACAGCAGTTGTACGCCAGCCGGGTGCAGGCGCTGCACAGTTTGGGAGTCCATTAAGTGCTTTAGGAGTTACAGGAAATGTACAGCTTTCCTCAGTATTAGATGGGTGTACAGCAATTCCTGCAGGGTCTCTTGCCGGAAAAATAGGATTAATTGAAAGAGGGACATGTTCTTTTGTCGTTAAAGCTAAAAATGCACAAGATGCTGGAGCTGTTGGAACTATTATCTATAATAATACGATAAACGGATCTTCTATAGGAACTATGGCTGGAACTGACCCTGCTGTTACTATTCCTTCAGTATTAATTACCAATGCAGAAGGAGAATATATCAAAAGTCAGCTTACTGCAAATACAACGGTAAATGTAACATTGAAAAATGACCCGGCATTGAGCATAACGCCGGATGGAAGTTTTGATAATGGTATTGTTACTCATGAATACGGACATGGAATTTCTAATAGATTAACAGGAAGCGGATACGGATGTTTAAGCTCGTCAGCAGATAAAGAGCAGATGGGAGAAGGATGGTCTGATTTTTTTGCTTTAATGCTTACCAATAAAGCAGGAGATAATGCTTCAGTTCCTAGAGGTATGGGAACTTATGTAAGTGGCCAGCCTGTAAACGGCAGGGGAATAAGACCATTTCCGTATTCTCCTGATTTTACAATCAATGGCGTTACATATGGTGATACTAATGGATTGGAATATACGAATTCAAACAACCAAGTTGTTCCAGACGTTCACTCCATAGGCTTTGTGTGGGCAACAATGTTATGGGACCTGCATTGGCAGTATGTCGCTAAATACGGTTATTCTTCTGATGTTACCGCGAATACAACGAATGGAAGCTCAAGAGTACTGCAGTTAGTGACCAATGCGTTAAAACTTCAAGTTTGTAATCCTACATTTGTTAACGGAAGAGATGCCATATTGGCCGCTGAATTAGCTGTAACTGGGGGAGCAGACAAATGTATGATTTGGAGAACATTTGCAAAAAGAGGATTGGGAGTTGCGGCTTCAGCAGGATCTAAAATAGATATTAATGACCAGACTGAAGATTTTACAGTGCCTGCAGAATGTAATGTACTGGCAGTAGATGAAGTAAAAGCTGTGAAAAATACAATTTCTATCTATCCTAATCCGGCTAGAAATGAATTTTTCATCAACTTCCCGAGCAATACACTAGGAAAAGTAAGCGTTGAAATGTATGATATGTCTGGTAAATTAGTTTCTTCTGAAGATAAAATCTCTCCGGATGCTAAAAAATCAATTTCTACAGATAAACTTATCAACGGAACCTATTTGGTAAAAGTAAAAGGCCTTGGCTTTGATGCAGTATCTAAAGTTATAGTTAAAAAATAA
- a CDS encoding CoA transferase subunit A: MIDKRVKNAKEAIEGIENGMTLMLGGFGLCGIPENSINALVDSDVTDLTCISNNAGVDDFGLGLLLHKRQIKKMISSYVGENAEFERQMLSGELDVELTPQGTLAEKCRAAQAGIPAFYTPAGYGTEIAEGKEVKEFHGKPHILEHAYEADYSIVKAWKGDYAGNLIFKGSARNFNHPMAGAAKITIAEVEELVEPGQLDPNQIHIPGIMIQRIFQGEKFEKRIEQRTVRTKE, encoded by the coding sequence ATGATAGATAAAAGAGTAAAAAATGCAAAGGAAGCCATCGAAGGAATCGAAAATGGAATGACATTGATGCTGGGCGGATTTGGTCTCTGCGGTATTCCTGAAAACTCCATTAATGCTTTGGTAGATAGTGATGTAACAGATTTAACCTGTATTTCAAACAACGCTGGTGTTGATGATTTTGGACTGGGACTATTGCTTCACAAAAGACAGATAAAGAAAATGATCTCCTCTTACGTAGGAGAAAATGCAGAATTTGAAAGACAGATGCTTTCAGGAGAATTGGATGTAGAACTTACACCGCAGGGAACTCTTGCAGAAAAATGCAGAGCAGCACAGGCGGGAATTCCAGCTTTTTATACGCCTGCAGGATACGGAACAGAAATAGCAGAAGGTAAAGAAGTAAAAGAGTTTCACGGAAAGCCTCATATTTTAGAACACGCTTACGAAGCAGATTATTCTATTGTAAAAGCATGGAAAGGAGATTACGCAGGAAACCTTATTTTTAAAGGATCTGCAAGAAACTTTAATCATCCAATGGCTGGTGCAGCAAAAATTACAATTGCTGAAGTAGAAGAATTAGTAGAACCGGGACAATTAGATCCTAACCAAATTCATATCCCGGGAATTATGATTCAAAGAATTTTCCAGGGAGAAAAATTCGAAAAAAGAATTGAGCAGCGAACAGTTAGAACCAAAGAGTAA
- the rplS gene encoding 50S ribosomal protein L19 yields the protein MDLLKYVQDKYITKKEFPEFKAGDTITVYYEIKEGQKTRTQFFKGTVIQLRGTGSTKTFTIRKMSGDVGVERVFPINMPALQKIEVDRRGKVRRSRIYYFRDLRGKKARIKDVPYKKK from the coding sequence ATGGATTTATTAAAGTACGTACAAGACAAGTACATTACAAAAAAAGAATTCCCTGAATTCAAAGCTGGTGATACAATCACTGTGTATTACGAAATTAAAGAAGGACAAAAGACTAGAACTCAGTTCTTCAAAGGAACAGTGATCCAGTTAAGAGGAACAGGTTCTACAAAAACATTTACGATCAGAAAAATGAGTGGTGATGTAGGTGTAGAAAGAGTATTCCCTATCAACATGCCTGCTCTTCAAAAAATTGAAGTTGACAGAAGAGGTAAAGTTAGAAGATCTAGAATCTATTACTTCAGAGACCTTAGAGGTAAGAAAGCTAGAATTAAAGACGTTCCTTACAAGAAGAAATAA
- a CDS encoding LuxR C-terminal-related transcriptional regulator has translation MENEKNSLLNRNKIKTISDKDKIQFCNYLEVVKSFAKITYQSVYVIDYEEMKFEYVSDNPLFLCGYSSEDVLEMGYEFYFNNVPREDLELLALINNLGFDFYDKLPETDDRKLYSISYDFHLKGKYDKPVLINHKLTPLFLNENGAVWKSLCIVSISHNRNAGNVTINKHGSDILWRLDTTKKAWIEENKSKLKEKELEILRLYAQGLTINQIAERMFISPDTVKYYRRKIFEVFGVKNVTEALSFAVDNKII, from the coding sequence ATGGAAAATGAAAAGAATTCATTACTTAACAGAAATAAAATAAAAACAATATCTGATAAGGATAAAATTCAGTTTTGTAATTATCTGGAAGTGGTAAAATCTTTTGCTAAAATCACCTATCAAAGTGTTTATGTAATCGATTATGAAGAAATGAAATTTGAATATGTCTCTGATAATCCCTTGTTTTTATGCGGCTATTCGTCTGAAGATGTGCTTGAAATGGGCTATGAATTTTATTTTAATAATGTACCCAGAGAAGATTTGGAGCTATTGGCCTTGATTAATAATCTTGGATTTGATTTTTATGATAAACTGCCTGAAACGGATGACAGAAAATTATACAGTATTTCCTATGATTTTCATTTAAAAGGTAAATATGACAAGCCTGTTCTTATCAATCATAAATTAACACCTCTTTTTCTTAATGAAAATGGAGCAGTATGGAAATCATTATGCATAGTGTCTATTTCACATAATCGAAATGCCGGAAACGTAACTATTAATAAACACGGTTCAGACATATTGTGGAGATTGGATACAACAAAAAAAGCTTGGATTGAGGAAAATAAATCAAAACTCAAAGAAAAAGAATTGGAAATACTCCGGTTATATGCTCAGGGATTAACCATAAACCAGATTGCAGAAAGAATGTTTATTTCGCCGGATACAGTAAAATATTACAGGAGAAAAATTTTTGAAGTTTTCGGGGTCAAAAATGTTACTGAAGCCCTCTCTTTTGCTGTAGATAATAAGATTATTTAA
- a CDS encoding DMT family transporter, which produces MKKKSILKGVLFVGIGASIYGMLATFVKMAYHDGYTTSEVTTSQFVLGIVGLLVLNFIQTITSKEKLASPSRKEVKMLMLAGTSLGCTSLFYYLSVQYINVSIAIVLLMQSVWFSVVIESIISKKLPNARKVVSVIIVLLGTILATNLINVDIELDWHGVFWGLLAAASYTLTMFTSNTLATHLPVFRKSIIMLSGGSVVILIFLFFAQIGPLHFEGLRSFYMNFTENTEHIHSFDYSIFWKYGFVLALFGTVIPPILFNLGFPNTGLGLGSIISSLELPVSVTMAYVLLGEKVFSIQWLGIVLILFAIVLMNLPSKKELAVVEAS; this is translated from the coding sequence ATGAAGAAGAAAAGTATACTAAAAGGAGTTTTGTTTGTCGGGATAGGAGCCAGTATATATGGCATGCTGGCGACGTTTGTAAAGATGGCGTATCATGATGGATATACGACCTCGGAAGTGACTACATCACAATTTGTGTTGGGCATTGTAGGTCTTTTGGTTCTTAATTTTATCCAGACAATCACGTCAAAAGAAAAATTAGCCTCTCCAAGCCGTAAAGAAGTTAAAATGCTCATGCTTGCTGGAACATCTTTAGGATGTACAAGTTTATTTTACTATCTGTCAGTTCAATATATCAATGTTTCAATCGCTATTGTATTACTGATGCAGTCGGTGTGGTTTAGTGTTGTTATAGAAAGTATCATATCGAAAAAATTACCCAACGCCCGAAAAGTAGTATCAGTTATTATTGTTTTATTAGGAACAATATTGGCGACCAACCTTATTAATGTTGATATAGAGTTAGACTGGCATGGTGTTTTCTGGGGGCTTCTTGCGGCGGCATCTTATACGCTTACCATGTTTACATCCAATACTCTTGCTACGCATCTTCCTGTTTTCAGAAAAAGTATCATTATGCTTTCTGGAGGATCAGTTGTCATCCTTATTTTTCTGTTTTTCGCTCAGATCGGGCCGTTACATTTTGAAGGGTTAAGATCATTTTATATGAATTTTACAGAAAATACAGAACATATCCATTCTTTCGATTATTCTATATTTTGGAAATATGGTTTTGTACTGGCCTTATTTGGGACAGTGATTCCGCCTATTTTATTCAATCTTGGTTTTCCGAATACAGGTTTAGGGCTGGGAAGTATTATTTCATCATTGGAACTTCCGGTTTCTGTAACTATGGCCTATGTTTTATTGGGAGAGAAGGTGTTTTCAATTCAATGGCTGGGTATTGTTTTAATACTTTTCGCAATTGTGTTAATGAACTTACCTTCCAAGAAAGAACTTGCAGTAGTTGAAGCCTCATAA
- a CDS encoding fibronectin type III domain-containing protein — protein MKHYFFFFCFVVQMAFGQALFPYLQNPAPNSMIVNWKTSSNNETTVLYGNSPSNLNVTVTGSTNIFSDTGYNNNYYYHTAKIVNLQPNTKYYYKIKTGTSESAVYNFRTLPLPGQPVTADGKIRFLIMGDNQIKAEPRYDTLTLNAFKKLKQKFGAGSDPSDNVALTFMVGDQVDVGTLDHYENVHFKKNINLSPYLPIQTTVGNHETYGTMGMNSYYAHFYIDEIKYKNISSGNENYYAQQAGNVLFISLSSEHTGAAQQTWLQQILDAANNDSTVDWIISLSHRPYQAEQYVGDISTWVRNNAVPMMTASPKYLMHVGAHHHLYHRGQLKNTPNYQLISGGVAWDQYWGMSTEQDFDDVQKTLTDWTYQIVEVDVANGKVDVECYSIGGVYTKKNNELIDTFHRYKNQQKPAKPSITNTFSAPIGLPLTLNGSAFSSPNAELLNTTQFLVSKAADFSVIEKEFYRDYENWFGQDGAPDKTKNLNAGVDITKVTFPANSISNGIYYVKTRYRDRNLEWSDWSDVKQFEITGSVVSNPTFALDASEYLPSTEIKAVYTGGPGNLKDWVGIYKKGQTPASSVAQSFLYTNGQTAGTAVFPNGLVNKGQYFAGFFANDGYSEITPRKNFYVGPKVQLQATADTYPVGGTVKINFSNGPNLVKDWIGIYKMGQTPGTNTSATYQYVTTASGLLNFTGLPKGYYFAQYFLEDGYTAIGEKVFFKVGDIVTELWINKPVYALGENITASWTDSPGIIKDWLGIYPQSIQLPDDNFVSYTYFDGITQGTKAINGAGLPVTPGNYYMVMFTNDSYTEVSNRVQFQVSSPTLGTDEVKNSTQKNVILYPNPTKPGQPTFIKSDYPIDKIELVSASGELLYESKNIQNQRFSLVNENLPKGVYFVKVHTRKLFTLKLIIQ, from the coding sequence ATGAAACATTATTTCTTCTTTTTTTGTTTTGTCGTCCAGATGGCATTTGGGCAGGCTTTGTTCCCTTATTTACAAAACCCGGCGCCCAATTCTATGATTGTCAATTGGAAAACGAGCTCTAATAATGAAACAACAGTGCTTTACGGGAACTCACCTTCTAACTTAAATGTTACAGTTACCGGAAGTACGAATATTTTTTCGGACACAGGCTACAATAACAACTATTATTATCATACAGCGAAAATTGTTAATCTGCAGCCCAATACAAAATACTATTATAAAATAAAAACAGGAACCAGTGAATCTGCAGTGTACAATTTCAGAACACTTCCTCTTCCGGGACAGCCTGTAACAGCAGATGGTAAAATACGTTTCCTGATTATGGGAGACAATCAGATCAAAGCGGAACCCAGATATGATACGCTTACCTTAAATGCATTTAAAAAACTAAAACAGAAGTTTGGAGCAGGTTCTGATCCGTCAGATAATGTTGCGTTGACGTTTATGGTTGGAGATCAGGTAGATGTCGGTACTCTTGATCATTATGAAAATGTCCATTTTAAAAAGAATATTAATTTATCACCTTATCTTCCTATTCAGACGACAGTGGGGAACCATGAAACTTACGGAACCATGGGGATGAATTCTTATTACGCCCACTTCTATATTGATGAAATTAAATATAAAAACATCAGCTCGGGAAATGAAAACTATTATGCTCAGCAGGCAGGAAATGTTTTATTTATAAGCCTAAGTTCAGAACATACAGGTGCTGCACAACAGACATGGCTGCAGCAGATCTTAGATGCAGCAAATAATGATTCTACTGTAGACTGGATCATTTCATTAAGCCACAGACCTTATCAGGCTGAGCAGTATGTAGGAGATATCTCTACTTGGGTAAGAAACAATGCGGTTCCAATGATGACGGCATCTCCAAAATATTTGATGCACGTTGGAGCCCATCATCACTTGTACCACAGAGGACAGTTGAAAAACACGCCGAATTATCAGCTTATCTCAGGCGGAGTGGCTTGGGATCAGTATTGGGGAATGTCTACCGAACAGGATTTTGATGATGTTCAGAAAACATTGACAGACTGGACTTATCAGATTGTTGAAGTAGATGTTGCCAATGGAAAGGTAGATGTAGAATGTTATTCAATAGGAGGTGTTTATACCAAAAAGAATAATGAGCTAATAGATACTTTTCACAGATATAAAAACCAGCAAAAACCAGCCAAACCATCAATTACTAATACATTTTCTGCTCCTATAGGATTACCATTAACCTTAAATGGAAGTGCTTTTTCATCTCCCAATGCAGAACTTTTAAATACTACTCAGTTTTTAGTAAGTAAAGCAGCCGATTTCTCAGTGATTGAAAAAGAATTTTACCGTGACTATGAAAATTGGTTCGGCCAGGACGGAGCTCCCGATAAAACTAAAAACCTAAACGCAGGAGTTGATATTACAAAAGTTACTTTTCCTGCCAACTCTATTTCAAATGGGATCTACTATGTGAAAACCCGTTATAGAGACAGAAACTTGGAGTGGAGCGACTGGAGTGATGTAAAGCAGTTTGAAATTACAGGAAGTGTAGTTTCTAATCCTACATTCGCTCTGGATGCATCAGAATATCTGCCAAGTACAGAGATAAAAGCTGTTTATACTGGAGGCCCCGGAAACTTAAAAGACTGGGTAGGAATTTATAAAAAAGGACAGACTCCCGCATCCTCAGTCGCACAGAGTTTTCTTTATACTAACGGACAGACTGCTGGTACTGCTGTTTTCCCCAATGGGCTGGTAAATAAAGGTCAGTATTTTGCAGGATTTTTTGCCAACGACGGATATTCAGAAATTACTCCTAGAAAGAATTTTTATGTAGGGCCGAAAGTACAGCTTCAGGCGACCGCAGATACTTATCCTGTAGGAGGAACAGTTAAAATTAATTTCAGCAACGGACCTAATTTAGTAAAAGACTGGATCGGTATTTACAAAATGGGACAGACGCCGGGAACCAATACATCAGCAACATACCAATATGTAACGACAGCTTCCGGTCTCCTTAATTTTACAGGGCTTCCGAAGGGATATTATTTTGCTCAGTACTTCTTAGAAGACGGCTATACAGCGATTGGTGAAAAAGTGTTCTTTAAAGTAGGAGATATCGTTACAGAATTATGGATCAATAAGCCGGTATATGCTTTAGGAGAAAATATTACTGCATCTTGGACAGATTCTCCTGGAATTATAAAAGACTGGCTGGGAATCTATCCGCAGAGTATACAACTTCCGGATGATAATTTTGTTTCATACACTTATTTCGATGGAATAACACAGGGAACTAAGGCAATAAACGGAGCAGGACTGCCGGTAACTCCAGGTAATTATTATATGGTGATGTTTACAAATGATTCCTATACTGAAGTTTCAAACAGAGTGCAGTTTCAGGTGAGTTCGCCGACTTTAGGAACAGATGAGGTGAAAAACAGCACCCAGAAAAATGTTATCCTGTACCCGAATCCTACAAAACCCGGCCAGCCGACATTTATTAAAAGTGATTATCCAATTGATAAAATCGAGTTGGTATCAGCGTCAGGAGAACTGCTTTATGAATCTAAAAATATTCAGAACCAGCGTTTTTCTTTAGTGAATGAAAATCTGCCGAAAGGAGTTTATTTTGTGAAAGTTCACACAAGAAAATTATTTACATTAAAACTGATTATTCAGTAG